One segment of Desulfovibrio legallii DNA contains the following:
- a CDS encoding branched-chain amino acid ABC transporter permease, whose product MSARRSPWLYILSAVLLCALPLVCNAYWLDVCVSIGLYALLALSLNVILGQAGIFHMGHAAFFAVGAYATAILNTVYHWPVLWVMPLAGAAAAVVALVVARPIIHLRGDYLLIVTIGIVEIVRIALINDIFGLTGGSNGIFGIARPRFFGFKIVKSLHFYYLVWGMVGVSLLLFYGLWHSRFGRALNYIKEDDVAAEGCGVNVTHYKLAAFVLGAFWAGMAGTLYAAKMTTIAPESFNFMESVIIFAVVILSGGSQIGVLISAFLFIGLPELLREFSNARMLIFGLAMMVMMVWRPQGLLPPRPRRYRVTPPPDGPAEPSVAPAGRPV is encoded by the coding sequence ATGAGCGCGCGCCGTTCTCCCTGGCTGTATATTCTGTCGGCCGTCCTGCTCTGCGCTCTGCCCCTGGTCTGCAACGCCTACTGGCTGGACGTCTGCGTGAGCATCGGCCTCTACGCCCTGCTGGCCCTTTCCCTCAACGTTATTCTGGGGCAGGCCGGCATCTTCCACATGGGGCACGCGGCGTTCTTTGCCGTGGGGGCCTATGCGACGGCCATTCTCAATACCGTCTACCATTGGCCCGTGCTCTGGGTCATGCCCCTGGCGGGCGCGGCCGCCGCTGTGGTGGCCCTGGTGGTGGCCCGTCCCATCATTCATCTGCGGGGCGACTACCTGCTTATTGTGACCATAGGCATTGTGGAGATAGTGCGCATTGCGCTCATCAACGATATTTTCGGTCTCACCGGCGGCTCCAACGGCATTTTCGGCATTGCCCGGCCGCGTTTTTTCGGCTTCAAAATCGTCAAAAGTCTGCACTTCTATTATTTGGTCTGGGGCATGGTGGGCGTGAGCCTGCTGCTCTTTTACGGCCTGTGGCACTCCCGCTTCGGACGTGCCCTCAACTACATCAAGGAGGACGACGTGGCCGCCGAAGGCTGCGGCGTCAACGTCACCCACTACAAGCTGGCCGCCTTTGTGCTGGGGGCCTTCTGGGCCGGCATGGCCGGCACGCTCTATGCCGCCAAAATGACCACCATCGCGCCGGAATCCTTCAACTTTATGGAATCTGTCATCATCTTTGCCGTGGTCATCCTTTCCGGCGGCAGCCAGATCGGCGTGCTCATCAGCGCTTTTCTCTTCATCGGCCTGCCCGAACTGCTGCGCGAATTTTCCAACGCGCGCATGCTCATCTTTGGTCTGGCCATGATGGTCATGATGGTCTGGCGGCCCCAGGGCCTGCTGCCCCCCCGGCCCCGGCGCTACCGCGTGACGCCGCCCCCGGACGGCCCCGCTGAACCGTCCGTCGCCCCTGCCGGGAGGCCCGTATGA
- a CDS encoding ABC transporter ATP-binding protein, with protein MALLQLADVRVRYGSVEVLHGVNLRVEEGEIVTILGANGAGKSTTLLSISGLVRPFAGEILFEGQNLLRLPSHKVVDLGIAQSPEGRRVFGVMSVLENLRLGAFCVRDKARSEKTLEWIFDLFPRLLERKDQLAGTLSGGEQQMLAIGRALMAQPRLLLLDEPSLGLAPLLVRSIFETVRAINKRGVTVLLVEQNARAALRLATRGYVLEVGKVVREDSAANLLADPAVREAYLGG; from the coding sequence ATGGCCCTGTTGCAACTGGCCGACGTGCGGGTACGCTACGGCAGTGTGGAAGTGCTGCACGGCGTTAACCTGCGCGTGGAAGAAGGCGAAATCGTCACCATCCTGGGCGCCAACGGCGCGGGCAAAAGCACCACCCTGCTTTCCATCAGCGGTCTGGTGCGCCCTTTTGCCGGCGAAATCCTTTTTGAGGGCCAAAACCTCCTGCGCCTGCCCAGCCACAAGGTGGTGGACCTGGGCATTGCCCAGTCCCCCGAAGGCCGCCGCGTCTTTGGCGTCATGAGCGTGCTGGAAAACCTGCGCTTGGGCGCTTTCTGCGTGCGCGACAAAGCCCGCAGCGAAAAGACCCTGGAGTGGATATTTGACCTCTTCCCCCGCCTGCTGGAGCGCAAGGACCAGCTGGCCGGCACCCTCTCCGGCGGCGAACAGCAGATGCTGGCCATCGGTCGCGCCCTCATGGCCCAGCCGCGCCTGCTCCTGCTGGACGAACCCTCTTTGGGCCTGGCCCCCCTGCTGGTGCGCTCCATCTTTGAAACCGTGCGGGCCATCAATAAACGCGGCGTTACCGTGCTGCTGGTGGAGCAAAACGCCCGCGCCGCCCTGCGCCTGGCCACCCGCGGTTATGTGCTGGAAGTAGGCAAGGTGGTGCGCGAAGACAGCGCCGCCAACCTGCTGGCCGACCCCGCCGTGCGCGAAGCCTATCTGGGAGGGTAG
- a CDS encoding amylo-alpha-1,6-glucosidase yields MRFSFDKAACQNTRRALRKEWLLTNGRGDYAAGSILGCNTRKYHGLLVVNTAHGRHVLLSALEESVLGGGKEFFFSTRQHPGQLYPHGHEYQEAFRLDQWPQWTYRVGEVRLDRELFLIRGASRLVLRYSLRGPADLPPLRLRLRPLLACRSMHALTRANPQARFAAVLLPGGFSVQPYASLPPLYFQVQGASAQGQSNADGQGAGAGFTPWPDWYREVEYFQEAERGFPASEDLLTPGFLEISLPDPAAGAQVYLSVGIAPHTDDLAALWTTESRARTLAHRAGGGLAGHLTQAGRQFCTTTPQGASEVVAGYPWFEAWGRDTCISLPGLTFEAGRTDFGLAVLTRLGKSLHHGLLPNMFAADGNHAYNAVDAALWYGFAVQSLCRTAGEAGFAWVRENAWPALLAIIEGYRKGPGQGIYVDAQGLLHAGDAHTQLTWMDAQVNGRPVTPRHGFPVEVNALWYNLLAFADSLARRFHASEPAGDALLRDMRQTFLQRFWTPEGGGHLGDVWRGEGGENAPGCGPGCGPGCGPGCGLDASVRPNQIFAVSLPYPILAEDFQAQVVECVRNKLLTPYGLRTLAPDAAAYCGRYAGGPAERDGAYHQGTVWPWLLGHYGDALLRTAWDVEGAVQGLLETLTPLYCDHLTDAGLGSISEVFDGSPPYAPNGCIAQAWSVAECLRLLLRLRAAAPDVVDQWERRAAHRLAHPTSGDTAGVCRVVMNLSAAHGGTDAAPRSAL; encoded by the coding sequence ATGCGGTTCAGTTTCGACAAGGCCGCCTGCCAGAACACCCGACGGGCTCTGCGCAAGGAATGGCTGCTCACCAACGGCCGGGGCGATTACGCCGCCGGCAGCATTCTGGGCTGCAATACCCGCAAGTACCACGGCCTGCTGGTGGTCAATACCGCGCACGGCCGCCATGTGCTGCTCTCCGCCCTGGAGGAATCCGTACTGGGCGGCGGCAAAGAGTTTTTCTTCTCCACCCGCCAGCACCCCGGCCAGCTCTATCCCCACGGGCACGAGTATCAGGAGGCCTTCCGCCTGGACCAATGGCCCCAGTGGACCTACCGCGTGGGCGAAGTGCGTCTGGACCGGGAGCTTTTTCTCATCCGGGGCGCAAGCCGTCTGGTGTTGCGCTACAGCCTGCGCGGTCCGGCGGATTTGCCGCCCCTGCGTCTGCGCCTGCGGCCCCTGCTGGCCTGCCGCTCCATGCACGCCCTCACCAGAGCCAACCCCCAGGCGCGCTTTGCCGCCGTCCTTCTGCCGGGGGGCTTCAGCGTCCAGCCCTACGCCAGCCTGCCGCCGCTCTATTTTCAGGTTCAGGGGGCGTCCGCCCAAGGGCAAAGCAACGCGGACGGCCAGGGCGCCGGGGCAGGGTTCACCCCCTGGCCCGACTGGTACCGCGAGGTGGAATATTTTCAGGAGGCGGAACGCGGCTTCCCAGCCAGCGAAGATCTTCTCACGCCGGGATTTCTGGAAATTTCCCTGCCGGATCCGGCCGCCGGGGCCCAGGTCTACCTTTCGGTAGGCATTGCCCCCCACACGGACGATCTGGCCGCGCTCTGGACGACGGAAAGCCGCGCCCGCACCCTGGCCCACCGCGCAGGCGGCGGCCTGGCCGGGCACCTGACCCAGGCCGGACGGCAATTCTGCACCACCACGCCCCAGGGCGCGTCTGAGGTCGTGGCCGGCTATCCCTGGTTTGAAGCCTGGGGCAGGGATACCTGCATCAGCCTGCCGGGCCTGACCTTTGAAGCCGGCCGCACGGACTTCGGCCTGGCCGTGCTGACCCGGCTGGGCAAAAGCCTGCACCACGGCCTCTTGCCCAACATGTTCGCCGCCGACGGCAACCACGCTTACAACGCCGTGGACGCGGCCCTGTGGTATGGTTTTGCCGTGCAGAGCCTCTGCCGTACGGCCGGCGAGGCGGGCTTTGCCTGGGTGCGCGAAAACGCCTGGCCCGCCCTGCTGGCGATTATTGAGGGCTACCGCAAAGGCCCCGGTCAGGGCATTTATGTGGATGCCCAGGGCCTGCTGCACGCGGGCGACGCCCACACCCAGCTCACCTGGATGGACGCGCAGGTCAACGGCCGCCCGGTAACGCCGCGCCACGGCTTTCCCGTGGAGGTCAACGCCCTGTGGTACAATCTGCTGGCCTTTGCGGACTCCTTGGCCCGGCGCTTTCATGCATCGGAACCGGCCGGGGATGCACTGCTGCGCGACATGCGCCAGACCTTTTTGCAGCGCTTCTGGACGCCGGAAGGCGGCGGGCACCTGGGCGACGTCTGGCGCGGGGAAGGAGGCGAGAATGCCCCCGGCTGCGGCCCCGGCTGCGGCCCCGGCTGCGGCCCCGGCTGCGGACTGGACGCCAGCGTGCGCCCCAACCAGATCTTTGCCGTTTCCCTGCCCTATCCCATCCTGGCGGAAGACTTTCAGGCCCAAGTGGTGGAGTGCGTGCGCAACAAGCTGCTCACGCCCTACGGACTGCGCACCCTGGCCCCGGACGCTGCGGCTTACTGCGGGCGCTATGCGGGCGGCCCGGCGGAACGCGACGGGGCCTACCACCAGGGCACGGTCTGGCCCTGGCTGCTGGGGCATTACGGCGACGCCTTGCTGCGCACGGCCTGGGATGTGGAAGGCGCGGTGCAGGGTCTTTTGGAAACGCTCACCCCCCTCTACTGCGATCACCTTACCGACGCCGGTCTGGGCAGCATTTCAGAAGTTTTTGACGGTTCCCCGCCCTACGCGCCCAACGGCTGCATAGCCCAGGCCTGGAGCGTGGCCGAATGCCTGCGCCTGCTTTTGCGGCTGCGCGCGGCGGCCCCGGACGTGGTGGATCAGTGGGAACGCCGGGCGGCGCACCGCCTGGCCCACCCCACATCGGGCGATACGGCGGGCGTCTGCCGTGTGGTTATGAACCTGAGCGCGGCCCACGGCGGCACAGACGCCGCCCCGCGCTCGGCCCTGTGA
- the cobJ gene encoding precorrin-3B C(17)-methyltransferase — MNPATLHVVGLGPGDAQCLTPQARQVLHEARCVAGYHLYMDLVPPELLEGKTRISTGMRQEAERCAAAVDAALAGEPTALVCSGDPGIYALAGLALETLEARGLVGVVPFAVVPGVPAVCAAAALLGAPLMHDFACISLSDLLTPWETIVRRLEAALAADFVCVLYNPRSRGRQGQLAAALDLARNYREPHCPVGVVRQAFRPGQSAAVLRLDTVDPEQVDMLSLCIIGNATSRALGPYMLTPRGYERKRRPLPDARPPMRGA, encoded by the coding sequence ATGAATCCCGCGACCTTGCATGTGGTGGGCCTTGGCCCCGGCGACGCCCAATGCCTCACGCCCCAGGCCCGGCAGGTGCTGCACGAAGCCCGTTGCGTGGCCGGATACCATCTCTATATGGATTTGGTGCCGCCGGAACTGCTGGAAGGCAAAACCCGCATCAGTACGGGTATGCGCCAGGAGGCCGAGCGCTGCGCCGCCGCCGTGGACGCGGCCTTGGCCGGGGAGCCCACGGCCCTGGTCTGCTCCGGCGACCCAGGCATTTACGCCCTGGCCGGTCTGGCCCTGGAAACCCTGGAGGCGCGCGGTCTGGTGGGTGTGGTGCCCTTTGCCGTGGTGCCGGGCGTGCCCGCGGTGTGCGCGGCGGCGGCCCTGTTGGGCGCACCGCTGATGCACGACTTTGCCTGCATCAGCCTGAGCGATCTGCTTACGCCCTGGGAAACCATTGTGCGCCGGCTGGAGGCGGCTTTGGCCGCGGATTTTGTCTGCGTGCTCTACAACCCGCGTTCCCGCGGACGGCAGGGGCAGTTGGCTGCGGCCCTGGACCTGGCGCGCAACTATCGGGAGCCGCACTGCCCCGTGGGCGTGGTGCGCCAGGCCTTTCGCCCCGGGCAGAGCGCGGCCGTGCTGCGTCTGGATACGGTGGACCCGGAGCAGGTGGACATGCTCAGCCTGTGCATCATCGGCAACGCCACAAGCCGCGCCCTGGGCCCGTACATGCTCACCCCGCGCGGCTACGAGCGCAAAAGGCGGCCCTTGCCGGACGCCAGACCGCCGATGCGGGGCGCATAA
- a CDS encoding branched-chain amino acid ABC transporter substrate-binding protein yields MKGCGRWLGALALTLLLPAVALAADVKIGLMCPLTGKWASEGQDMKNIVSLLADEVNAKGGVKGRKIELVVEDDAGDPRTAALAAQKLASSGVVAVIGTYGSAVTEASQSILDEAGLVQIGTGSTSVRLTEKGLPLFFRTCPRDDAQGHAAATTIIKGGYKAVALLHDNSSYAKGLAQETKAQLDKLGVKVVFYDALTPGERDYTAILTKLKAAKPDLIFFTGYYPETGMLLRQKREMGWNVPMMGGDAANHQDLVKIAGNEAAEGYFFVSPPLPQDMDTPEAKAFLDAFKARYHAVPVSVWAVLAGDAFRAIVGALDAGQDKPEAMAAWLKQLKGMPALSGALGFNAKGDRVGEFYRVYKVDDKGRFVLQPK; encoded by the coding sequence ATGAAAGGATGTGGCCGTTGGCTCGGGGCGTTGGCCCTGACCCTGCTGCTGCCGGCCGTGGCGCTGGCGGCGGACGTCAAGATCGGGCTCATGTGTCCGCTTACGGGCAAGTGGGCCTCCGAAGGCCAGGACATGAAAAACATCGTCAGCCTGCTGGCCGACGAGGTTAATGCCAAAGGCGGCGTCAAGGGCCGCAAAATCGAGCTGGTGGTGGAAGACGATGCGGGCGACCCGCGCACCGCCGCCCTGGCCGCGCAGAAGCTGGCCTCCTCCGGCGTGGTTGCGGTTATCGGCACCTACGGTTCGGCCGTGACCGAAGCCAGTCAGAGCATTCTGGACGAGGCGGGTCTGGTGCAGATCGGCACGGGCTCCACCAGCGTGCGCCTGACGGAAAAGGGCCTGCCGCTTTTTTTCCGCACCTGCCCGCGTGACGACGCTCAGGGACATGCCGCCGCCACGACCATTATCAAGGGCGGCTACAAGGCTGTGGCCCTGCTGCACGACAATTCCTCCTACGCCAAGGGCCTGGCCCAGGAAACCAAGGCTCAGCTGGACAAGCTGGGCGTGAAGGTGGTCTTTTACGACGCTCTTACCCCCGGAGAGCGCGACTACACGGCCATCCTCACCAAACTCAAGGCGGCTAAACCCGACCTGATTTTCTTTACCGGCTACTACCCTGAAACGGGCATGCTGCTGCGGCAAAAGAGGGAAATGGGCTGGAACGTGCCCATGATGGGCGGCGACGCCGCCAACCATCAGGATTTGGTCAAAATCGCCGGCAACGAAGCCGCCGAAGGCTACTTTTTTGTGAGCCCGCCCCTGCCGCAGGATATGGACACGCCCGAAGCCAAGGCCTTTCTGGATGCCTTCAAGGCCCGCTACCACGCGGTGCCCGTGTCCGTCTGGGCCGTGCTGGCGGGCGACGCCTTCAGGGCCATTGTGGGTGCGCTGGATGCCGGCCAGGACAAGCCGGAAGCCATGGCCGCATGGCTCAAGCAGCTCAAGGGCATGCCGGCCCTTTCCGGCGCGCTGGGCTTTAACGCCAAGGGCGACAGGGTGGGCGAGTTTTACCGTGTGTACAAGGTGGACGACAAAGGCCGCTTTGTGCTGCAACCCAAATAG
- a CDS encoding DUF169 domain-containing protein translates to MNIFARLQEVLMRELRLMHYPIAVKYFFDKKELEDFKRDQPHYAPVKALTFCQAEVGARMEGLTVLLEQDKLGCSNAKFVFGWKGLDEGEIKSHAKYCADEAHARSVLEAKPRLKENALLAVAVSPLALASGMPDVVHFYCDSMQAYHLVDDWMASQRRARFQPSMSVNSAACSGNVYSFNTQEANLYLACSGSYNSGKTERGEINVSIPGSQLEGVVQRLEDRIKAKGGAAITRLGNPFPGAAICKNCPLIIFKKETSGAAQA, encoded by the coding sequence ATGAACATCTTCGCACGGCTTCAAGAGGTTTTGATGCGTGAATTGCGGCTGATGCATTATCCCATAGCCGTAAAGTACTTTTTTGATAAAAAAGAATTGGAAGACTTCAAACGCGATCAGCCCCACTATGCGCCCGTAAAGGCCCTGACTTTCTGCCAGGCCGAAGTAGGCGCGCGCATGGAGGGCCTTACCGTGCTGCTGGAGCAGGATAAGCTGGGCTGTTCCAATGCCAAGTTCGTCTTCGGCTGGAAAGGCCTGGACGAAGGGGAAATAAAGAGCCACGCCAAGTACTGCGCGGACGAGGCCCATGCCCGCAGCGTACTGGAGGCCAAACCCCGTCTCAAGGAAAATGCCCTGCTGGCCGTGGCTGTGTCGCCGCTGGCTCTGGCCTCCGGCATGCCGGACGTGGTGCACTTTTACTGCGATTCCATGCAGGCCTACCACCTGGTGGACGACTGGATGGCATCGCAACGACGGGCGCGCTTCCAGCCTTCCATGAGCGTAAATTCCGCCGCCTGTTCCGGCAACGTTTACAGCTTCAACACCCAGGAGGCCAACCTCTACCTGGCCTGCAGCGGCAGCTACAATTCCGGCAAGACCGAACGGGGCGAAATCAACGTTTCCATTCCCGGTTCGCAGTTGGAAGGCGTGGTACAGCGCCTGGAAGACCGCATCAAGGCCAAGGGCGGGGCCGCTATCACCCGTCTGGGCAATCCCTTCCCAGGCGCGGCCATCTGTAAGAACTGCCCGCTCATCATCTTCAAAAAGGAGACGAGCGGGGCGGCGCAGGCCTGA
- a CDS encoding branched-chain amino acid ABC transporter permease encodes MEQFLQQLLNGLAVGGIYALVALGYTMVYGVLKLINFAHGDLFTVGAYLGLTLLVSCNLAGLLPPFLAVGLVFLMVALLVALVGYLLERTAYRPLRNAGRLSAVVSALGASIFFQNAIMLIYGARFYVYPDYLRPDFTVHLFGLAVPGVRLLVIAACVLLMLGLSAFIQRTRTGAAIRAVAIDPGAAQLMGINVDRVISLVFLIGPGLGGAAGLMVGIYYGQIDFTMGWSYGLKAFTAAILGGIGNIPGAMLGGLLLGVVEALAAGYIAIAWKDAIAFVVLILILIVRPTGLLGERTAEKL; translated from the coding sequence ATGGAACAATTCTTACAACAGCTTTTGAACGGCCTGGCCGTGGGGGGCATCTACGCGCTGGTGGCCCTGGGCTACACCATGGTCTACGGCGTGCTCAAGCTCATCAACTTTGCCCACGGCGACCTTTTTACCGTGGGGGCCTACCTGGGCCTGACCTTGCTGGTGAGCTGCAACCTGGCCGGGCTTTTGCCGCCCTTTCTGGCCGTAGGGCTGGTTTTTCTGATGGTGGCGCTGCTGGTGGCCCTGGTGGGCTACCTGCTGGAGCGCACGGCCTACCGGCCCCTGCGCAACGCCGGGCGGCTCTCCGCTGTGGTTTCGGCCCTGGGCGCGTCCATCTTTTTTCAGAACGCCATCATGCTCATCTACGGGGCGCGCTTCTACGTCTACCCGGACTATCTGCGGCCGGACTTCACCGTGCACCTGTTCGGCTTGGCCGTGCCCGGCGTGCGCCTCCTGGTCATCGCCGCCTGCGTGCTGCTCATGCTGGGTCTTTCGGCCTTTATCCAGCGCACCCGCACGGGCGCGGCCATCCGCGCCGTGGCCATTGACCCCGGCGCGGCGCAGCTCATGGGCATCAACGTGGACAGGGTCATCTCCTTGGTCTTTCTTATCGGCCCCGGCCTGGGCGGCGCGGCGGGCCTCATGGTGGGCATCTACTACGGGCAGATCGATTTTACCATGGGTTGGTCCTATGGGCTCAAGGCCTTTACCGCCGCTATCCTGGGCGGCATCGGCAACATTCCCGGCGCCATGCTGGGCGGCCTGCTGCTGGGCGTGGTGGAAGCCCTGGCCGCGGGCTATATTGCCATTGCCTGGAAGGACGCCATAGCCTTTGTGGTGCTGATCCTCATTCTCATTGTCCGGCCCACGGGGCTTTTGGGCGAACGCACGGCGGAAAAGCTATGA
- a CDS encoding cobalamin biosynthesis protein → MSAVMACYVCSSGGLALARRVAAALTNAPRPAPAAVSGPAAASVTPADAVIPSPFGSDKALCRLYAPSRFCPADASPFDSLSALLADTYRRFDAHIFVGAAGIAVRALSPLLAHKSVDPPVLVLDPAGRHVVSLLSGHWGGGNALARRLAALLGAVPVITTASDAAEQGTATGGAGPEQDSTAGRPPEALDLLLRDAGLRLADWPLLPRLQAALLEGRTVRLWDPCGAVPSRPWLERVDTQTDRLAAADPQAEHVAPPRQPEGGLLLAAHYRRLPPAFGRLRVAVPRLYVGLGCRKGIPDLSAADALCSLCARQGLELSAVAGLATVREKLEEPALQQLAALLRVPLRGFDAADLARCPVPHPSAAAGRRFGLPPFSVCEGAALLAAEAVGGQARLLTPKTIFCAALTLAVALCPPCAAVVGMEEKK, encoded by the coding sequence ATGTCCGCCGTCATGGCCTGTTATGTCTGCAGCTCCGGGGGCCTGGCCTTGGCCCGGCGGGTGGCGGCGGCGCTCACGAACGCGCCCCGGCCCGCCCCTGCTGCTGTATCCGGCCCTGCGGCGGCATCCGTTACACCTGCTGACGCCGTCATCCCCTCTCCATTCGGTTCTGATAAAGCTCTTTGTCGTCTTTATGCCCCCAGCCGCTTTTGTCCGGCGGACGCCAGCCCTTTTGACAGCCTGAGCGCCCTGCTGGCCGACACCTACCGCCGCTTTGACGCGCACATCTTTGTGGGTGCGGCGGGCATTGCCGTGCGCGCCCTGTCCCCCCTGCTGGCGCATAAAAGCGTGGACCCGCCCGTGCTGGTCCTGGACCCGGCAGGCCGCCATGTGGTGAGCCTGCTTTCCGGCCACTGGGGCGGCGGCAATGCCCTGGCCCGGCGTCTGGCGGCTCTGCTGGGGGCCGTGCCGGTCATCACCACCGCTTCGGACGCGGCGGAGCAAGGGACAGCAACGGGCGGGGCAGGGCCGGAACAGGACAGCACGGCGGGCCGCCCGCCCGAAGCCCTGGACCTGCTGTTGCGGGATGCGGGCCTGCGCCTGGCAGACTGGCCCCTGCTGCCCCGGTTGCAGGCGGCCTTGTTGGAAGGCCGGACCGTGCGGCTTTGGGATCCCTGCGGTGCTGTGCCGTCCCGACCCTGGCTGGAGCGTGTGGACACGCAAACGGACCGGCTGGCGGCGGCAGACCCCCAGGCGGAGCACGTCGCGCCGCCCCGGCAGCCGGAAGGCGGCTTGCTGCTGGCCGCGCACTATCGGCGGCTGCCCCCCGCGTTCGGCAGGCTGCGGGTGGCTGTGCCGCGCCTATATGTGGGTTTGGGCTGCCGCAAGGGTATTCCCGATCTGTCGGCGGCAGACGCCCTGTGCTCCCTTTGCGCCCGGCAGGGGCTGGAGCTGTCTGCCGTGGCCGGTCTGGCCACCGTGCGGGAAAAACTGGAGGAACCGGCCCTGCAACAACTGGCCGCCCTGCTGCGCGTGCCCCTGCGCGGTTTTGACGCCGCAGATCTGGCCCGCTGCCCTGTGCCGCACCCTTCGGCGGCGGCGGGGCGGCGCTTTGGCCTGCCGCCCTTCAGCGTGTGCGAAGGGGCGGCCCTGCTGGCGGCTGAAGCTGTCGGAGGGCAGGCGCGCCTGCTCACGCCCAAGACCATATTTTGCGCGGCCCTGACCTTGGCCGTAGCCCTGTGTCCGCCCTGCGCGGCCGTCGTAGGCATGGAGGAAAAAAAATGA
- a CDS encoding ABC transporter ATP-binding protein: MSLLHLQQVTKVFGGLVAVNDLTFTVEADSIVGLIGPNGAGKTTVFNCITGNYTPEQGRVFFDGASIAGLRPHKVVELGIARTFQTIRLFGKLPALENVLAGRHCRMRAGLLSCMLHTAAQRREERAAVDRCMEELRFVGLADHYAEAAGGLSYGNQRLLEIARALASDPRLIILDEPAGGMNDQETAALVETIRAIRDRGITVLLIEHDMRLVMQICEKLVVLEHGAMIAQGSPQTVRQDPAVIEAYLGADDGEW; the protein is encoded by the coding sequence ATGAGCCTCTTGCATTTGCAGCAGGTGACCAAGGTCTTCGGCGGGCTGGTGGCCGTCAACGATCTGACCTTCACCGTGGAGGCCGACAGCATCGTGGGCCTCATCGGCCCCAACGGCGCGGGCAAGACCACGGTCTTCAACTGCATTACCGGCAACTACACGCCGGAACAGGGTCGCGTCTTTTTCGACGGCGCGTCCATCGCCGGGCTGCGTCCCCACAAGGTGGTGGAGCTGGGCATTGCCCGCACCTTTCAGACTATCCGGCTGTTCGGCAAACTGCCCGCCCTGGAAAACGTCCTGGCCGGACGGCACTGCCGCATGCGCGCCGGGCTGCTCTCCTGTATGCTGCACACCGCGGCCCAGCGCCGCGAAGAACGCGCCGCCGTGGACCGTTGCATGGAGGAGCTGCGCTTTGTGGGCCTGGCCGACCACTACGCCGAGGCCGCCGGGGGGCTTTCTTATGGCAATCAGCGCCTGCTGGAGATCGCCCGCGCCCTGGCCTCGGACCCGCGCCTGATCATTCTGGACGAACCCGCCGGCGGCATGAACGACCAGGAAACCGCCGCCCTGGTGGAAACCATCCGCGCCATCCGCGACCGGGGCATCACTGTGCTGCTCATCGAACACGACATGCGCCTGGTCATGCAGATCTGCGAAAAACTGGTGGTGCTGGAACACGGCGCCATGATCGCCCAGGGCAGCCCCCAGACCGTGCGGCAGGATCCCGCGGTCATTGAAGCCTATCTGGGCGCGGACGACGGAGAGTGGTAA